A single genomic interval of Sceloporus undulatus isolate JIND9_A2432 ecotype Alabama chromosome 2, SceUnd_v1.1, whole genome shotgun sequence harbors:
- the BRD2 gene encoding bromodomain-containing protein 2 isoform X3, with translation MLQNVNPNGKILGEGNASLVGLAAESTPGKRIRKPSLLYEGFESPTMASSVPALQLAPANPPPPEVSNPKKPGRVTNQLQYLHKVVMKALWKHQFAWPFRQPVDAVKLGLPDYHNIITKPMDMGTIKRRLENNYYWSSVECMQDFNTMFTNCYIYNKTTDDIVLMAQTLEKILLQKVAQMPQEEQEVVVTVAKNSHKKGASRAAAQQVPAISSVSQTQLFPASTDIPTTVINIPHPSVIATPLLKPLHAAASSQPVPTAPTPTQPVAKKKGVKRKADTTTPTPTAIMATTGGDGGESSPSGALLESKAAKIPARRESGRPIKPPRKDLPDSQQHQTSKRGKLSEQLKYCNGILKELVSKKHAAYAWPFYKPVDASALGLHDYHEIIKHPMDLSTIKRKMENRDYRDAQEFASDVRLMFSNCYKYNPPDHDVVAMARKLQDVFEFSYAKMPDEPIDLNPPSASLPQPGLLMKSSSDDSSSDEDDDDDDDDDDEEGDEDESSSESSSDSEESSDSEEERANRLAELQEQLRAVHEQLAALSQGPVSKPKKKRDKKEKRRKKRSSSEKRKGKAGDEEARPHAAQTKKSKKAGGGSGGSGGSKNSKKGGSKSTPPPLPPLPLYDSEEEEESKPMTYDEKRQLSLDINKLPGEKLGRVVHIIQSREPSLRDSNPEEIEIDFETLKPSTLRELERYVLSCLRKKPRKPYSETLKRPVGKTKEELALEKKRELEKRLQDVSGQLNSAKKPPKKASEKPESAQQQVAVSRLSASSSSSDSSSSSSSSSSSSDTSDSDSS, from the exons ATGCTGCAGAACGTGAACCCCAACGGCAA GATCCTGGGGGAGGGCAATGCGAGTCTGGTGGGCCTGGCCGCGGAGTCCACGCCGGGGAAGCGGATCCGGAAGCCGTCACTGCTCTACGAGGGCTTTGAGAGCCCCACCATGGCCTCCTCGGTGCCGGCCCTCCAGCTGGCCCCGGCCAACCCTCCCCCTCCGGAGGTCTCCAACCCCAAGAAGCCTGGCCGGGTCACCAACCAGCTGCAGTACCTCCACAAGGTGGTCATGAAGGCCCTGTGGAAGCACCAGTTTGCTTGGCCCTTCCGGCAGCCAGTCGACGCAGTCAAGCTGGGCCTCCCG GATTACCACAACATTATCACTAAGCCGATGGACATGGGGACCATCAAGCGGCGCTTGGAGAACAACTACTACTGGAGCTCAGTCGAGTGCATGCAGGACTTCAACACCATGTTCACCAATTGTTACATCTACAACAAG ACCACAGACGACATTGTCCTAATGGCTCAAACCTTGGAAAAGATCTTGCTGCAGAAGGTGGCCCAGATGCCTCAGGAGGAGCAGGAGGTTGTGGTCACCGTGGCCAAGAACAGCCACAAGAAAGGGGCCTCTCGGGCggcag CCCAACAGGTCCCAGCCATTTCGTCCGTGTCCCAGACACAGCTCTTCCCAGCCTCCACGGACATCCCCACCACGGTCATCAACATCCCCCACCCGTCGGTCATCGCCACACCGCTCCTGAAGCCACTCCATGCCGCTGCTTCCTCCCAGCCTGTGCCGACCGCCCCTACCCCAACGCAGCCTGTGGCCAAG AAGAAAGGTGTGAAGCGGAAAGCGGACACAACCACCCCCACACCCACGGCCATCATGGCCACCACGGGTGGGGACGGCGGGGAGTCCTCCCCCTCGGGGGCCCTTTTGGAGTCGAAAGCAGCCAAGATCCCGGCCCGGCGGGAGAGTGGGCGCCCCATCAAGCCCCCCCGGAAGGACCTGCCGGACTCCCAGCAGCACCAGACCTCCAAGCGGGGGAAGCTCTCAGAGCAGCTCAAGTACTGCAACGGCATCCTGAAGGAGCTGGTCTCCAAGAAGCACGCGGCCTACGCCTGGCCCTTCTACAAGCCGGTGGACGCCTCAGCCCTGGGCCTCCACGACTACCATGAGATCATCAAGCACCCCATGGACCTCAGCACCATCAAG CGCAAGATGGAGAATCGGGATTACCGCGATGCACAGGAGTTTGCTTCCGACGTGCGGCTGATGTTCTCCAACTGCTACAAGTACAATCCCCCCGACCATGATGTGGTGGCCATGGCTCGCAAGCTGCAG GACGTCTTCGAGTTCAGCTACGCCAAGATGCCGGACGAGCCCATTGACCTCAACCCTCCCTCCGCCTCGCTCCCGCAGCCGGGGCTCTTGATGAAGTCCTCCTCAGACGACTCTTCCAGTGATGAGgacgatgatgacgacgacgatgatgacgaTGAAGAGGGGGATGAGGACGAGAGCAGCAGCGAGAGCTCCTCAGACAGCGAGGAGAGTTCGGACTCAGAGGAGGAGCGGGCCAACCGGCTGGCGGAGCTCCAGGAACAG CTGCGGGCGGTCCATGAGCAGCTGGCAGCCCTCTCCCAGGGCCCTGTCTCCAAGCCCAAGAAGAAGCGGGACAAGAAGGAGAAGCGGAGGAAGAAGAGGTCCTCGTCGGAGAAGAGGAAGGGCAAGGCGGGGGACGAGGAGGCCCGCCCCCACGCGGCCCAGACCAAGAAGTCCAAGAAAGCTGGAGGGGGAAGTGGCGGCAGCGGAGGAAGCAA GAACTCGAAGAAGGGGGGCTCCAAGTCGACGCCccctccgctgccaccgctgccgcTGTAtgactcggaggaggaggaggagagcaagcCCATGACCTACGACGAGAAGCGCCAGCTCAGCCTGGACATCAACAAGCTGCCCGGGGAGAAGCTGGGCCGGGTGGTGCACATCATCCAGTCCCGGGAGCCCTCCCTGCGCGACTCCAACCCGGAGGAGATCGAGATCGACTTTGAGACGCTCAAGCCCTCCACCCTGCGGGAGTTGGAGCGCTACGTCCTCTCGTGCCTGCGCAAGAAGCCTCGCAAGCCCTACAGCGAGA cTCTGAAGCGGCCGGTGGGCAAGACGAAGGAGGAGCTGGCCCTGGAGAAGAAGCGGGAGCTGGAGAAGCGCCTCCAGGATGTCAGCGGGCAGCTCAACTCGGCTAAGAAGCCTCCCAAGAAGG CCAGCGAGAAGCCCGAATCGGCCCAGCAGCAAGTGGCGGTCTCTCGCCTGAGTGCCAGCAGCTCCAGCTCAGACTCGAGCAGCTCCagctcctcctcgtcctcctcctcggACACAAGCGACTCAGACTCCAGTTAG
- the BRD2 gene encoding bromodomain-containing protein 2 isoform X1, whose protein sequence is MLQNVNPNGKILGEGNASLVGLAAESTPGKRIRKPSLLYEGFESPTMASSVPALQLAPANPPPPEVSNPKKPGRVTNQLQYLHKVVMKALWKHQFAWPFRQPVDAVKLGLPDYHNIITKPMDMGTIKRRLENNYYWSSVECMQDFNTMFTNCYIYNKTTDDIVLMAQTLEKILLQKVAQMPQEEQEVVVTVAKNSHKKGASRAAALLAAANAAAAAAAQQVPAISSVSQTQLFPASTDIPTTVINIPHPSVIATPLLKPLHAAASSQPVPTAPTPTQPVAKKKGVKRKADTTTPTPTAIMATTGGDGGESSPSGALLESKAAKIPARRESGRPIKPPRKDLPDSQQHQTSKRGKLSEQLKYCNGILKELVSKKHAAYAWPFYKPVDASALGLHDYHEIIKHPMDLSTIKRKMENRDYRDAQEFASDVRLMFSNCYKYNPPDHDVVAMARKLQDVFEFSYAKMPDEPIDLNPPSASLPQPGLLMKSSSDDSSSDEDDDDDDDDDDEEGDEDESSSESSSDSEESSDSEEERANRLAELQEQLRAVHEQLAALSQGPVSKPKKKRDKKEKRRKKRSSSEKRKGKAGDEEARPHAAQTKKSKKAGGGSGGSGGSKNSKKGGSKSTPPPLPPLPLYDSEEEEESKPMTYDEKRQLSLDINKLPGEKLGRVVHIIQSREPSLRDSNPEEIEIDFETLKPSTLRELERYVLSCLRKKPRKPYSETLKRPVGKTKEELALEKKRELEKRLQDVSGQLNSAKKPPKKASEKPESAQQQVAVSRLSASSSSSDSSSSSSSSSSSSDTSDSDSS, encoded by the exons ATGCTGCAGAACGTGAACCCCAACGGCAA GATCCTGGGGGAGGGCAATGCGAGTCTGGTGGGCCTGGCCGCGGAGTCCACGCCGGGGAAGCGGATCCGGAAGCCGTCACTGCTCTACGAGGGCTTTGAGAGCCCCACCATGGCCTCCTCGGTGCCGGCCCTCCAGCTGGCCCCGGCCAACCCTCCCCCTCCGGAGGTCTCCAACCCCAAGAAGCCTGGCCGGGTCACCAACCAGCTGCAGTACCTCCACAAGGTGGTCATGAAGGCCCTGTGGAAGCACCAGTTTGCTTGGCCCTTCCGGCAGCCAGTCGACGCAGTCAAGCTGGGCCTCCCG GATTACCACAACATTATCACTAAGCCGATGGACATGGGGACCATCAAGCGGCGCTTGGAGAACAACTACTACTGGAGCTCAGTCGAGTGCATGCAGGACTTCAACACCATGTTCACCAATTGTTACATCTACAACAAG ACCACAGACGACATTGTCCTAATGGCTCAAACCTTGGAAAAGATCTTGCTGCAGAAGGTGGCCCAGATGCCTCAGGAGGAGCAGGAGGTTGTGGTCACCGTGGCCAAGAACAGCCACAAGAAAGGGGCCTCTCGGGCggcag CACTCCTGGCTGCTGCTaatgccgctgccgccgctgcagCCCAACAGGTCCCAGCCATTTCGTCCGTGTCCCAGACACAGCTCTTCCCAGCCTCCACGGACATCCCCACCACGGTCATCAACATCCCCCACCCGTCGGTCATCGCCACACCGCTCCTGAAGCCACTCCATGCCGCTGCTTCCTCCCAGCCTGTGCCGACCGCCCCTACCCCAACGCAGCCTGTGGCCAAG AAGAAAGGTGTGAAGCGGAAAGCGGACACAACCACCCCCACACCCACGGCCATCATGGCCACCACGGGTGGGGACGGCGGGGAGTCCTCCCCCTCGGGGGCCCTTTTGGAGTCGAAAGCAGCCAAGATCCCGGCCCGGCGGGAGAGTGGGCGCCCCATCAAGCCCCCCCGGAAGGACCTGCCGGACTCCCAGCAGCACCAGACCTCCAAGCGGGGGAAGCTCTCAGAGCAGCTCAAGTACTGCAACGGCATCCTGAAGGAGCTGGTCTCCAAGAAGCACGCGGCCTACGCCTGGCCCTTCTACAAGCCGGTGGACGCCTCAGCCCTGGGCCTCCACGACTACCATGAGATCATCAAGCACCCCATGGACCTCAGCACCATCAAG CGCAAGATGGAGAATCGGGATTACCGCGATGCACAGGAGTTTGCTTCCGACGTGCGGCTGATGTTCTCCAACTGCTACAAGTACAATCCCCCCGACCATGATGTGGTGGCCATGGCTCGCAAGCTGCAG GACGTCTTCGAGTTCAGCTACGCCAAGATGCCGGACGAGCCCATTGACCTCAACCCTCCCTCCGCCTCGCTCCCGCAGCCGGGGCTCTTGATGAAGTCCTCCTCAGACGACTCTTCCAGTGATGAGgacgatgatgacgacgacgatgatgacgaTGAAGAGGGGGATGAGGACGAGAGCAGCAGCGAGAGCTCCTCAGACAGCGAGGAGAGTTCGGACTCAGAGGAGGAGCGGGCCAACCGGCTGGCGGAGCTCCAGGAACAG CTGCGGGCGGTCCATGAGCAGCTGGCAGCCCTCTCCCAGGGCCCTGTCTCCAAGCCCAAGAAGAAGCGGGACAAGAAGGAGAAGCGGAGGAAGAAGAGGTCCTCGTCGGAGAAGAGGAAGGGCAAGGCGGGGGACGAGGAGGCCCGCCCCCACGCGGCCCAGACCAAGAAGTCCAAGAAAGCTGGAGGGGGAAGTGGCGGCAGCGGAGGAAGCAA GAACTCGAAGAAGGGGGGCTCCAAGTCGACGCCccctccgctgccaccgctgccgcTGTAtgactcggaggaggaggaggagagcaagcCCATGACCTACGACGAGAAGCGCCAGCTCAGCCTGGACATCAACAAGCTGCCCGGGGAGAAGCTGGGCCGGGTGGTGCACATCATCCAGTCCCGGGAGCCCTCCCTGCGCGACTCCAACCCGGAGGAGATCGAGATCGACTTTGAGACGCTCAAGCCCTCCACCCTGCGGGAGTTGGAGCGCTACGTCCTCTCGTGCCTGCGCAAGAAGCCTCGCAAGCCCTACAGCGAGA cTCTGAAGCGGCCGGTGGGCAAGACGAAGGAGGAGCTGGCCCTGGAGAAGAAGCGGGAGCTGGAGAAGCGCCTCCAGGATGTCAGCGGGCAGCTCAACTCGGCTAAGAAGCCTCCCAAGAAGG CCAGCGAGAAGCCCGAATCGGCCCAGCAGCAAGTGGCGGTCTCTCGCCTGAGTGCCAGCAGCTCCAGCTCAGACTCGAGCAGCTCCagctcctcctcgtcctcctcctcggACACAAGCGACTCAGACTCCAGTTAG
- the BRD2 gene encoding bromodomain-containing protein 2 isoform X2 — protein sequence MLQNVNPNGKILGEGNASLVGLAAESTPGKRIRKPSLLYEGFESPTMASSVPALQLAPANPPPPEVSNPKKPGRVTNQLQYLHKVVMKALWKHQFAWPFRQPVDAVKLGLPDYHNIITKPMDMGTIKRRLENNYYWSSVECMQDFNTMFTNCYIYNKTTDDIVLMAQTLEKILLQKVAQMPQEEQEVVVTVAKNSHKKGASRAAALLAAANAAAAAAAQQVPAISSVSQTQLFPASTDIPTTVINIPHPSVIATPLLKPLHAAASSQPVPTAPTPTQPVAKKGVKRKADTTTPTPTAIMATTGGDGGESSPSGALLESKAAKIPARRESGRPIKPPRKDLPDSQQHQTSKRGKLSEQLKYCNGILKELVSKKHAAYAWPFYKPVDASALGLHDYHEIIKHPMDLSTIKRKMENRDYRDAQEFASDVRLMFSNCYKYNPPDHDVVAMARKLQDVFEFSYAKMPDEPIDLNPPSASLPQPGLLMKSSSDDSSSDEDDDDDDDDDDEEGDEDESSSESSSDSEESSDSEEERANRLAELQEQLRAVHEQLAALSQGPVSKPKKKRDKKEKRRKKRSSSEKRKGKAGDEEARPHAAQTKKSKKAGGGSGGSGGSKNSKKGGSKSTPPPLPPLPLYDSEEEEESKPMTYDEKRQLSLDINKLPGEKLGRVVHIIQSREPSLRDSNPEEIEIDFETLKPSTLRELERYVLSCLRKKPRKPYSETLKRPVGKTKEELALEKKRELEKRLQDVSGQLNSAKKPPKKASEKPESAQQQVAVSRLSASSSSSDSSSSSSSSSSSSDTSDSDSS from the exons ATGCTGCAGAACGTGAACCCCAACGGCAA GATCCTGGGGGAGGGCAATGCGAGTCTGGTGGGCCTGGCCGCGGAGTCCACGCCGGGGAAGCGGATCCGGAAGCCGTCACTGCTCTACGAGGGCTTTGAGAGCCCCACCATGGCCTCCTCGGTGCCGGCCCTCCAGCTGGCCCCGGCCAACCCTCCCCCTCCGGAGGTCTCCAACCCCAAGAAGCCTGGCCGGGTCACCAACCAGCTGCAGTACCTCCACAAGGTGGTCATGAAGGCCCTGTGGAAGCACCAGTTTGCTTGGCCCTTCCGGCAGCCAGTCGACGCAGTCAAGCTGGGCCTCCCG GATTACCACAACATTATCACTAAGCCGATGGACATGGGGACCATCAAGCGGCGCTTGGAGAACAACTACTACTGGAGCTCAGTCGAGTGCATGCAGGACTTCAACACCATGTTCACCAATTGTTACATCTACAACAAG ACCACAGACGACATTGTCCTAATGGCTCAAACCTTGGAAAAGATCTTGCTGCAGAAGGTGGCCCAGATGCCTCAGGAGGAGCAGGAGGTTGTGGTCACCGTGGCCAAGAACAGCCACAAGAAAGGGGCCTCTCGGGCggcag CACTCCTGGCTGCTGCTaatgccgctgccgccgctgcagCCCAACAGGTCCCAGCCATTTCGTCCGTGTCCCAGACACAGCTCTTCCCAGCCTCCACGGACATCCCCACCACGGTCATCAACATCCCCCACCCGTCGGTCATCGCCACACCGCTCCTGAAGCCACTCCATGCCGCTGCTTCCTCCCAGCCTGTGCCGACCGCCCCTACCCCAACGCAGCCTGTGGCCAAG AAAGGTGTGAAGCGGAAAGCGGACACAACCACCCCCACACCCACGGCCATCATGGCCACCACGGGTGGGGACGGCGGGGAGTCCTCCCCCTCGGGGGCCCTTTTGGAGTCGAAAGCAGCCAAGATCCCGGCCCGGCGGGAGAGTGGGCGCCCCATCAAGCCCCCCCGGAAGGACCTGCCGGACTCCCAGCAGCACCAGACCTCCAAGCGGGGGAAGCTCTCAGAGCAGCTCAAGTACTGCAACGGCATCCTGAAGGAGCTGGTCTCCAAGAAGCACGCGGCCTACGCCTGGCCCTTCTACAAGCCGGTGGACGCCTCAGCCCTGGGCCTCCACGACTACCATGAGATCATCAAGCACCCCATGGACCTCAGCACCATCAAG CGCAAGATGGAGAATCGGGATTACCGCGATGCACAGGAGTTTGCTTCCGACGTGCGGCTGATGTTCTCCAACTGCTACAAGTACAATCCCCCCGACCATGATGTGGTGGCCATGGCTCGCAAGCTGCAG GACGTCTTCGAGTTCAGCTACGCCAAGATGCCGGACGAGCCCATTGACCTCAACCCTCCCTCCGCCTCGCTCCCGCAGCCGGGGCTCTTGATGAAGTCCTCCTCAGACGACTCTTCCAGTGATGAGgacgatgatgacgacgacgatgatgacgaTGAAGAGGGGGATGAGGACGAGAGCAGCAGCGAGAGCTCCTCAGACAGCGAGGAGAGTTCGGACTCAGAGGAGGAGCGGGCCAACCGGCTGGCGGAGCTCCAGGAACAG CTGCGGGCGGTCCATGAGCAGCTGGCAGCCCTCTCCCAGGGCCCTGTCTCCAAGCCCAAGAAGAAGCGGGACAAGAAGGAGAAGCGGAGGAAGAAGAGGTCCTCGTCGGAGAAGAGGAAGGGCAAGGCGGGGGACGAGGAGGCCCGCCCCCACGCGGCCCAGACCAAGAAGTCCAAGAAAGCTGGAGGGGGAAGTGGCGGCAGCGGAGGAAGCAA GAACTCGAAGAAGGGGGGCTCCAAGTCGACGCCccctccgctgccaccgctgccgcTGTAtgactcggaggaggaggaggagagcaagcCCATGACCTACGACGAGAAGCGCCAGCTCAGCCTGGACATCAACAAGCTGCCCGGGGAGAAGCTGGGCCGGGTGGTGCACATCATCCAGTCCCGGGAGCCCTCCCTGCGCGACTCCAACCCGGAGGAGATCGAGATCGACTTTGAGACGCTCAAGCCCTCCACCCTGCGGGAGTTGGAGCGCTACGTCCTCTCGTGCCTGCGCAAGAAGCCTCGCAAGCCCTACAGCGAGA cTCTGAAGCGGCCGGTGGGCAAGACGAAGGAGGAGCTGGCCCTGGAGAAGAAGCGGGAGCTGGAGAAGCGCCTCCAGGATGTCAGCGGGCAGCTCAACTCGGCTAAGAAGCCTCCCAAGAAGG CCAGCGAGAAGCCCGAATCGGCCCAGCAGCAAGTGGCGGTCTCTCGCCTGAGTGCCAGCAGCTCCAGCTCAGACTCGAGCAGCTCCagctcctcctcgtcctcctcctcggACACAAGCGACTCAGACTCCAGTTAG
- the BRD2 gene encoding bromodomain-containing protein 2 isoform X4: protein MASSVPALQLAPANPPPPEVSNPKKPGRVTNQLQYLHKVVMKALWKHQFAWPFRQPVDAVKLGLPDYHNIITKPMDMGTIKRRLENNYYWSSVECMQDFNTMFTNCYIYNKTTDDIVLMAQTLEKILLQKVAQMPQEEQEVVVTVAKNSHKKGASRAAALLAAANAAAAAAAQQVPAISSVSQTQLFPASTDIPTTVINIPHPSVIATPLLKPLHAAASSQPVPTAPTPTQPVAKKKGVKRKADTTTPTPTAIMATTGGDGGESSPSGALLESKAAKIPARRESGRPIKPPRKDLPDSQQHQTSKRGKLSEQLKYCNGILKELVSKKHAAYAWPFYKPVDASALGLHDYHEIIKHPMDLSTIKRKMENRDYRDAQEFASDVRLMFSNCYKYNPPDHDVVAMARKLQDVFEFSYAKMPDEPIDLNPPSASLPQPGLLMKSSSDDSSSDEDDDDDDDDDDEEGDEDESSSESSSDSEESSDSEEERANRLAELQEQLRAVHEQLAALSQGPVSKPKKKRDKKEKRRKKRSSSEKRKGKAGDEEARPHAAQTKKSKKAGGGSGGSGGSKNSKKGGSKSTPPPLPPLPLYDSEEEEESKPMTYDEKRQLSLDINKLPGEKLGRVVHIIQSREPSLRDSNPEEIEIDFETLKPSTLRELERYVLSCLRKKPRKPYSETLKRPVGKTKEELALEKKRELEKRLQDVSGQLNSAKKPPKKASEKPESAQQQVAVSRLSASSSSSDSSSSSSSSSSSSDTSDSDSS, encoded by the exons ATGGCCTCCTCGGTGCCGGCCCTCCAGCTGGCCCCGGCCAACCCTCCCCCTCCGGAGGTCTCCAACCCCAAGAAGCCTGGCCGGGTCACCAACCAGCTGCAGTACCTCCACAAGGTGGTCATGAAGGCCCTGTGGAAGCACCAGTTTGCTTGGCCCTTCCGGCAGCCAGTCGACGCAGTCAAGCTGGGCCTCCCG GATTACCACAACATTATCACTAAGCCGATGGACATGGGGACCATCAAGCGGCGCTTGGAGAACAACTACTACTGGAGCTCAGTCGAGTGCATGCAGGACTTCAACACCATGTTCACCAATTGTTACATCTACAACAAG ACCACAGACGACATTGTCCTAATGGCTCAAACCTTGGAAAAGATCTTGCTGCAGAAGGTGGCCCAGATGCCTCAGGAGGAGCAGGAGGTTGTGGTCACCGTGGCCAAGAACAGCCACAAGAAAGGGGCCTCTCGGGCggcag CACTCCTGGCTGCTGCTaatgccgctgccgccgctgcagCCCAACAGGTCCCAGCCATTTCGTCCGTGTCCCAGACACAGCTCTTCCCAGCCTCCACGGACATCCCCACCACGGTCATCAACATCCCCCACCCGTCGGTCATCGCCACACCGCTCCTGAAGCCACTCCATGCCGCTGCTTCCTCCCAGCCTGTGCCGACCGCCCCTACCCCAACGCAGCCTGTGGCCAAG AAGAAAGGTGTGAAGCGGAAAGCGGACACAACCACCCCCACACCCACGGCCATCATGGCCACCACGGGTGGGGACGGCGGGGAGTCCTCCCCCTCGGGGGCCCTTTTGGAGTCGAAAGCAGCCAAGATCCCGGCCCGGCGGGAGAGTGGGCGCCCCATCAAGCCCCCCCGGAAGGACCTGCCGGACTCCCAGCAGCACCAGACCTCCAAGCGGGGGAAGCTCTCAGAGCAGCTCAAGTACTGCAACGGCATCCTGAAGGAGCTGGTCTCCAAGAAGCACGCGGCCTACGCCTGGCCCTTCTACAAGCCGGTGGACGCCTCAGCCCTGGGCCTCCACGACTACCATGAGATCATCAAGCACCCCATGGACCTCAGCACCATCAAG CGCAAGATGGAGAATCGGGATTACCGCGATGCACAGGAGTTTGCTTCCGACGTGCGGCTGATGTTCTCCAACTGCTACAAGTACAATCCCCCCGACCATGATGTGGTGGCCATGGCTCGCAAGCTGCAG GACGTCTTCGAGTTCAGCTACGCCAAGATGCCGGACGAGCCCATTGACCTCAACCCTCCCTCCGCCTCGCTCCCGCAGCCGGGGCTCTTGATGAAGTCCTCCTCAGACGACTCTTCCAGTGATGAGgacgatgatgacgacgacgatgatgacgaTGAAGAGGGGGATGAGGACGAGAGCAGCAGCGAGAGCTCCTCAGACAGCGAGGAGAGTTCGGACTCAGAGGAGGAGCGGGCCAACCGGCTGGCGGAGCTCCAGGAACAG CTGCGGGCGGTCCATGAGCAGCTGGCAGCCCTCTCCCAGGGCCCTGTCTCCAAGCCCAAGAAGAAGCGGGACAAGAAGGAGAAGCGGAGGAAGAAGAGGTCCTCGTCGGAGAAGAGGAAGGGCAAGGCGGGGGACGAGGAGGCCCGCCCCCACGCGGCCCAGACCAAGAAGTCCAAGAAAGCTGGAGGGGGAAGTGGCGGCAGCGGAGGAAGCAA GAACTCGAAGAAGGGGGGCTCCAAGTCGACGCCccctccgctgccaccgctgccgcTGTAtgactcggaggaggaggaggagagcaagcCCATGACCTACGACGAGAAGCGCCAGCTCAGCCTGGACATCAACAAGCTGCCCGGGGAGAAGCTGGGCCGGGTGGTGCACATCATCCAGTCCCGGGAGCCCTCCCTGCGCGACTCCAACCCGGAGGAGATCGAGATCGACTTTGAGACGCTCAAGCCCTCCACCCTGCGGGAGTTGGAGCGCTACGTCCTCTCGTGCCTGCGCAAGAAGCCTCGCAAGCCCTACAGCGAGA cTCTGAAGCGGCCGGTGGGCAAGACGAAGGAGGAGCTGGCCCTGGAGAAGAAGCGGGAGCTGGAGAAGCGCCTCCAGGATGTCAGCGGGCAGCTCAACTCGGCTAAGAAGCCTCCCAAGAAGG CCAGCGAGAAGCCCGAATCGGCCCAGCAGCAAGTGGCGGTCTCTCGCCTGAGTGCCAGCAGCTCCAGCTCAGACTCGAGCAGCTCCagctcctcctcgtcctcctcctcggACACAAGCGACTCAGACTCCAGTTAG